A segment of the Synechococcus sp. CBW1002 genome:
GGCCAGGGACAAGCAGCGGCCGGAGTCGATTGTCTCGTTCAACGGCCCTCAGGGGCCATACACCGCAGGCCCCCTGTGCTGGAAACCGTCGCTCAATCCTCTTCTGCAGCGCCAAGGGGGATGAGTTTGATCTGCTTGCGGCCCAGCTTGATCTCGAACTCATCGCCGGGTTCCAAGCCCAGCTGAGCGGTGTAGGCCTTGCCGACCAGCAGATTGCCGTTGAACTGAACCTTGGCCACATAACTCAGGCTGCGGCCTGCCTTACCACGTCCGCCACCCGCTCCGGTGCCCAGGCTCATGCCCTTGGCCTCCAGCAGCGCCTCATAGAAGGCCGTGAAGTTCAGGCGCTCCGTGCCGTCCTTCTTGGTGCTCACATAGCCGCAACCCCGTACCAGATCAGACTTGGAGGCATCGCCCAGCTCCTTGACTTTCGCCAGAAGATCAGAACCGGTCAGCATGATGCGGGAGTTGGGTGGATCGACAGCCTCTTTTTGCCAGGCCTGCAGGCGTTGTCAACTGCCGTGGTTGTGACCCATGTCCGCTGAAAGCCGCTCCGGAGTGAGCCACTCCGCCAGCTTGGTGTAGCGCTTCCGCCCCAGGTGGTTCTTCACGGCCATGGCCAGGGCCTTCTTCTGGCCCACCAGCACCACCAGCTGCTTGCCGCGGGTGAGCCCCGTGTACACAAGGTTCCGCTGCAGCATCGCGTAGTGCTGGGTGAGCAGCGGAATCACCACCGCTGGGTACTCGCTGCCTTGGCTCTTGTGGATCGTGCAGGCGTAGGCCGGCACCAGGGTGTCGAGCTCTCCCCAGCCATAGATCACGGCCCGGCTGCCGGCGGCGCCGGCCTCGCTGGTTGGGAACAGCACGCACAATTCGCTGTTGTCTGAGTCGATCGCATCGATGGTGCCCACATCGCCGTTGAACACCTCCTTCTCGTAGTCGTTGGCGATCTGCATCACCTTGTCGCCCGGCGCGAACCGCCAGCCAAAGCGCTCCACGTGCTCGGGCGGATCTGGGTTGAGCAGCTTCTGCAGCTCGATGTTCAGCGAGCGCGAGCCGCAGCCGCCGCGCGCCATCGGGCAGAGCACCTGCACCTGGGCGATCGGATCGAGGCCAAAGCGAGCCGGGATGCGCTCGCCCACCACTTTCAAGATCAGGGCCACCGCCTGCTCAGGCGTCTCGGCCGGCAGGAAGTAGAAGTCGCTGCTTACGCCCTCGGCCGGGGCCCGCAGATCGGGGATGGTGCCGCCGTTGATGGCGTGGGCAGTGGTGATGATCCGGCTGGATGCCGCCTGGCGAAACACCTCGGTGAGCCGCGTCACCGGCAGCGCACCGCTGTTGATCGCATCGGCCAGCACCTGCCCTGGACCCACCGACGGCAGCTGGTCCACATCGCCCACCAGCAGCAGCGCCGCCTCCGGCGGGATCG
Coding sequences within it:
- a CDS encoding AbrB family transcriptional regulator, which translates into the protein MLTGSDLLAKVKELGDASKSDLVRGCGYVSTKKDGTERLNFTAFYEALLEAKGMSLGTGAGGGRGKAGRSLSYVAKVQFNGNLLVGKAYTAQLGLEPGDEFEIKLGRKQIKLIPLGAAEED